A genomic window from Silene latifolia isolate original U9 population chromosome Y, ASM4854445v1, whole genome shotgun sequence includes:
- the LOC141629912 gene encoding uncharacterized protein LOC141629912: MAICRNYLWDGSSVYHRVPLVAWDKVTLPKKEGGLGIRRADTWNIANVGKLVDWLYCKADRLWIKWVSDVYIKDQDWHSYSPPSDATWVWKTICKVKEKLKMGYDNGRWTGDPKGYSIRSGHAWLSPDHLQLDWTAIVWSNWNVPKHAMTTWLRMHEGMNVKSKLARLGCGDDDLCLLCQLQSETVEHLFSSCVYALRVQACLKQWYRGTFPTMDNLIATQRDNIQWRVKVAMFNAFTYSIWHQRNQARVIECLIRPESVAARIEEDLNSRLKLKCGRIAGGIRTLNL, encoded by the coding sequence ATGGCAATTTGCAGGAATTACTTATGGGATGGGTCGTCTGTTTACCATAGGGTGCCTCTGGTGGCCTGGGACAAGGTCACGTTGCCAAAAAAAGAAGGAGGCCTGGGAATTCGAAGAGCTGATACCTGGAACATTGCCAATGTGGGCAAACTGGTAGACTGGCTTTACTGCAAAGCTGACAGACTTTGGATCAAATGGGTCAGTGATGTATACATAAAGGATCAGGACTGGCATTCCTACTCTCCTCCTTCTGATGCTACATGGGTATGGAAGACTATATGCAAAGTTAAAGAGAAACTAAAGATGGGATATGATAATGGCAGATGGACTGGGGATCCTAAGGGGTATTCTATCAGGAGCGGACATGCCTGGCTGTCACCAGATCACTTACAGCTTGACTGGACTGCAATCGTATGGAGTAATTGGAATGTGCCTAAGCATGCTATGACTACTTGGCTTCGAATGCACGAGGGAATGAATGTAAAGAGCAAATTAGCAAGACTGGGTTGTGGTGATGATGATCTGTGTCTGCTCTGTCAATTGCAGTCAGAAACAGTGGAGCATTTATTTTCTTCTTGTGTTTATGCACTTAGAGTTCAGGCCTGCTTGAAGCAGTGGTATAGGGGAACTTTCCCTACGATGGACAACCTGATAGCAACCCAAAGAGATAATATCCAATGGAGGGTGAAGGTTGCTATGTTTAATGCATTTACGTACTCTATATGGCATCAAAGGAATCAAGCACGAGTGATTGAGTGTCTGATAAGACCTGAAAGTGTAGCAGCACGAATAGAAGAAGACCTAAATAGCAGACTTAAGCTGAAATGTGGAAGAATAGCTGGTGGGATTCGAACACTGAACCTCTAG